The following DNA comes from Rosa rugosa chromosome 5, drRosRugo1.1, whole genome shotgun sequence.
TTCTTGTTGCTTAATTTGTCAGAATAACCATCTAGAAAATCAATCCAGTAAAGTCAGTCTTGGGTCCCTTAAGTTTTAGAACCGCCGCCTTGTCTGTGATTCAAGATAGAAATCGGCGTTGAAAAATTAACTTGTAGTCGGGGTTGTTATGAAAGAACAAATTGAGCAATGGATGTTAGCAGATGGTTTATGTAAAGAGTAAATCAAATCCCCAAGTTTTCTAAATTTCTCATAGCACACTTTATTCACATTCTTGTATAGAAAGGCATATGATTTAGAAGCCAATAACAATCCTCAGATTGTGGAAGAATCGAATATAATCTTAAAAGATCAATCATCACCTTCGTGCGAGGTTCCGTAATCCCTTTGTGGAAAAGGCAAGATAATCACCCAAAAGGAACCCAATTCCTCAACATTGTTTTCAAACGGACTAAGACCACTCCAACTCAAATCTGCATCATTGAAAAATCGAACACAGAATCTTATTCTGATAAACAGACATTCTGATTCTAGCATAATTTTCCACAATAAACGCTCAACTGCAATATTCCTCCTCAGCGTTTCAGTGTCATACAAGAAACCAGAGGACAAATAAAGATGGGTATGATGGTGCAGGAGAAACAGGGTTAACTAAAAGTTTGAATCTTCAAGACCAGTTGGTGACTAAGATCGAATTAAAAAAACACAGTGGATTGTTAACAGGGACAGCTGCgattattgaaaataaaatgagGCAAGGGACCCAAGTTTGAAAACTGATCCATGACCTTAAATTCCCAAAAGTATATGATTTCTTGCACATTCCTGCGAGTTTACGTAAACGGTACCTCATAATCCAGAAGAAGAATTTAAAAAACTCTGCAACACATTTTGTCAAAGATGCTAATCATGGCATTGTGTGTTTTATGTTTCTTAATAAAAGTAAACGACCTGCTATAGAACATTATCTATTATAATCCCTGATCTGGGTTTTGTTAATTAACAAAGCCCAGATTAGACGAGGGATCATACCTCCCACTATCTTCCTAAGTCCTCTGCAACATTGACTGGAATGAATATGAAAAAAACAGAGATGCTAGCACTTCATGCTCATAATGTAAAATACTTTTCCCATTACTTACTTCCTAGTTCCGACTTATCCAAATTAATAATTTCGCCCAATTTTGCAGCCGTGTCAGACGTGCAAGAACCACGAGCCTGCAATAGTTGACTCAaccattatcattatcattaGTAACTAATATCTTATCAAAGCCATAAAACACAAAAGTACGTGCCATATCATTATGGTAGTGACAATAAAACAGCAATTATTAACtgttatataaatataaatgtTAGTGTTTGCAACATTACTTGATCCTTCTCTATGCGGGTTTGAAGAGTCTAACAAAAGCAGTTATAAATTTGTTTTTAACTAAATAATTCAAAAGAACCTTATATGTGCCGCTTTCTCTTAaaagtttgaaaaaaaaatatatatatttgatgatttagactaaaagaaaaacaatggaGTTAACAACGTAATAGATTATCAGAGTGAAAGAAAGAAACATGATGTCTTAATTCACTATTACATAATAAATTGAGATGGAAAACTACACGAGGTTGGTTGTTGTCCTTTAGAAACATGGAGACATGGAGGATGATATCATAGGCTAGACAGATTTGAAGATAGGCCGCATACCCATGAGATGGCGCCAAGTGGACATCAGGTAGACAAAGGACGGCATTAATAATATTAAAAACCCTTTGATTATGAGTATTGCTTGTGCATAATTGAGCCAATTTGACATGCCAGAAACaggaaaaaggagaagaaacTAAATTATCATAAAGATAAGGAAATATTTGCCGACCCAAGTTTCTTGTGACACTGGTTTAAGAACGCCCCAAGGGCTTTTGGAGTTCCTCACGTCACTTTTTCTATATAATATGAATTTCATTTCCCATcacagaaaataaaaacaaaaaataaaaaatagggaAAAATGGATCGGATTTGTGAAGTCAGCTGTCAGCAATTCTGAAATTGTCAATCACGTGGACAGCCCGTCACGGAAGACCACACAGCAAAACTGATTGTCCTAGAAACACAGAGGGAGGAGGTGTCCTTGTCGACGGAAGGGCATTTACGACATTCCGCAAAGACATTACCCAAGCAGACAGGGAATATGTGTAATAATCTCCATTGACCTGGTCCAGAAACCAGAAACCAACCCACCACTTTAAAATCTTGTTTTTCCAAAATTAAGTTAAAAGGGTTGCTTAGTATCTATGCAAAAAAGACATCTCCTAAGGTCTATTTTACCTAGTTCTAAGCAGCATTGTCTAATCGAGATATAAACCGGTCGCAATCGCAATTAAAATTAATCGCGGTGTGGACCTCTCGTTGTTAATGAAGGAGGTCTGGAGAAATTAATCTATCATAAACCTAAAACTTGAGGCGAAACAAAGAGGAAAGGAGAAAGGGATCCAAAGCTTTTGAGAATCTGAAATGATAGCGTGGGTTGGGAGTTTTTTAATTGAAGTGGGAGATGTCTCCTACACGCAACTGTTTCCTCTCAAACAGTTTTTAAAGCCAACACCAACTCTTTGAAGAAGATATGAATATTTTGCCCAGTTGGAAATAAACGAGGGgcagatgatattttttgtggcGCTAGGCTCATtgccagagataaaagagaatccCACAACTTGCATGTGATGATTGAgtagtttctttgtttgttttcctTTGCCCTAAAAAGTATTCCATCAAGTGCCTAATGTACAGTTATGTTTCTTTTCAGGGTAGAAAGTGAAAGGTTTCAACATCCACATAACATATGTAGTTTCAATTGGCATAAAATCTGAAATAAAACAAGACAAGACGtacatatctatactattattaagaaaagagactttgttagccaaaatcaaaatttttgatAGATATGACTCTAAAACattaaaatactttgagaattaattaaatcacaagggctaTTATGATAattgcaaattatatttttattaacaataatctatactattattaagagaagaggctttgttagccaaaatcaaatttttttacagaaatgaccctaaaacattaaaatactttgagaattaattaaatcacaaggacaattatgacaattacaaattatatttttattaataaaaataaacaaaataaatcccacaaattccacttttctctccctctAACCTCTCTATGCAATAACTGTTTTcatccattattttttttttctgaaaagaaaaatacttacacatgcagagcatgtgtggataAATGCTAGTACATGtgtaaattattattattattattatttttcagaaaaaaaaagagttggttattgcagagaaaagaaaatgggagagagaagTGGGGTTGTGggtattttttaaaattttttttttaataaaaatacattttgtaaatgtctcaattatccttgtgatttaattcattctcaaagtttattaattttgTAGGGTCAATTCtgttaaaattttagattttgactaacaaaacctcttctcttaataatagtatagatatatatcaGTAGGGttgtaaaacaattaaaatccaCTCGGTTAAATCACGGCAATTGAAATAAAATCTAAATATAAGTCATCACaaattatctatactattattaagagaagagagtttgtcagccaaaacagaaaaattttaccaaaatatcccttaaatattaaaaaacatttgaactgaaatatttgagaaagacaaaatggtcaattcacaaataaaagaaaaacaaaagaaatttaacaaaaaaaaaatcaaaaatcaaaaataaaatatgtgcagcaattttctccacattatGTGGAATAACTTCCCACATAATTACTCACACCCATAGTGTGTGTTTCGAGTCTAGTATAACTAAATAATTGAGTAAACGGGacagcatatatatatttgcatgTTAGCTGAACACACATAAGATCTCCACAGCACATGTAATAGCATCAAAAGGGTTGCGTGTAAAAGAGCAAAATCATAAGTGAACGGCCACAAGTATCTCTCTTCATATTCTATGACTGATTGGAGCGAACAcacagaaaatgaaaagagGACGAATTAATAAATTTCTCAAATGTCAAAATCAGTCTAGTACCTACAGAAGAGACTATAGCAAGGAAGTTTTCAACTCCTTCTGGTGGTGATTTGTTTTCGTGTCCACAATCTTTTTTTGTTGTCCAAACATCACTGTTTTATTATAAATTAAATGGACCACACACCACCCCTATGACAAAACTCAGTATTATCCTCTGTATATAGAATTTGAGACTGCAAAGAttcccttttaaaaaaaaatcaaatgaaaaTCACCCCTTCAAATCCAGAAGAGATATTTGATGAGCAAATGAACTAACTGTTGCAAGgatcataaattcataatacTCCTAATTCAAACAATGCTTAAAAGTAAATTATTTCTTTTTGGTTCTTATACACTCCCAATCCATCAAACCCGCTTTCAAGACTCAGGATCGAGATTCCGCAAACCGTATGGTTCTGAGGAAACTTCCAGTAGATAGCTAAGCCTGGGGGTTTGAGCCCCAGATCATATTGGAGCAAACCATGGTCATAAACATTCCACTGAACCCCTTGTTGGCGGATGTAAACATTACTAGCATAGATCTATCTATTTTTCACAACAAGGCAATAGACTAATGGGTCATGTGTTCTCAAGACTAGTAACCAACTTCAGATTAAGGCCTAGTACCAATATGCAATCTTGGGCTGCTTTAGAATAAGATGTGGTATTAGTCATCTCAAAATAGTGCTCAGGACATGAAGCAatattgcaaaaacaaatatcAATAAGCCTCAAGTTGAAGATACAGATTGGCAGCAAGAAATATCAGAATAAACTTATTACTATCAAAATTTATCAGAGTTATCTAAGTTACACATGATCCAAAGACTACAAACATGCCATACAGATGCTTTTAAATAGAGAAAGATCAAAATGCATGTTCAAGATGACATTCAGTTAAAGCTTATAACGAGCAGTGCATACATATAGGCATTAAGGCCAATAATGAAAAAACTAATGCATTCAGGTTTGCCTAGCACTCTTACTCATTTCATACTATTCAGTTGTCTTTCTCACAACTTCACTAGCATCAGCCCCTGACGATTTTGAAGGAGGTGGTTCGGCACATGCTTTCAGGACAGCCTCATTCTGCAAGTGACATTTCCAGAAGTTCAACacaaatttaacatgcaagctAACAGCATCTACACCGCATAAGAAATAGTTTCCCATGTAACACCCCAAATCAGGAATGCTTATAAATGGAGGCAGAAACTACCAAGGAGAGGATCATGGATAACATCATGCAAGTATAATCTGATTGCATAGGGTGGACTGCTCAATTTTGTAACGAAATACACAATACATGCATCCAAAATCCGCAATGTGATGCAGAACACGGACACATAAAGAACTCTGATATTACAGAAGGCTCAGCTAGGTTTAAccaccaaaaccaaaagctaAACATTACAGGAGAAATGATTAGTCCCGTTGTATATAACGACATTAGACGTGACTACGAGCAATCACAACAGAAGAATCAAACTTCTACAAGTTTACTTCATATAACATTTCATTTAATTGGCATAAAGGAGATGACAGGAAATCAATCCTCCCATCTCAATACACACAATCTGTATCACCATCAACGAATTCTGAACTTAATTCATTTCCTTATGATTGGACCAGCACAAAGCcacatacacaaatctcaattcGAATTTGTCAAAACTGAAAATCCCTTGTTCACCATTGTGTACACTAGAAGCGATTCGAAAACATGTGAAGCAATGCACAACTGCCTCGAAACCTACTTACACAGTAGATAACCTATGAAAAACTCCAAGTAATGTAATCAATTTGAAGCAAGCAAGGAGGTGTGAGATATAgtaagagcaaaaccctaatcgGAGATTTGAGAGTGGGAAGGGCAGCTAACCTGCCAAACACGGAGGAGGCGCTTCTTGGCGTTGGCTTTGCGGGTGGTGGTCAGCTTTATTCTCTTCCAAACCAGACCGCCGGAGTCGTGCTTCTTCACTATCTCCATCACTCGCGTCCCCCAAAACGCACCCGCCATCTCTCTCACTctgctctctctttctttactCTCTTCTGATTTGAGTGGGTTTTGTGCAGAGTCTTGGGctaagttttgttttcttttcggCCCGAATGTGCCCCAACTTGGCCCATTTGCTTGTAAGATGGACCTGGGCCGGGTGGTAACCTGTGGACACCACCAAGTAAAACACCTATAGTCTCATGATTAAATCCATTAATAATAATTAAGAATGTGGGTACCACCCTCGCGGCCTATGTCAAAATTGAACCATGCAAGGTTATCCTAGAGCTATCTAAATGTTGCTACCCTAAAATAGGCACAAGAAGCAGAGTAATCGTGACAATACTAGAGTCCGCCCTAAGTTATTATGCACGATATACGTTGGAAATTTTGAAAcaatagctctctctctctccccctccgaGCCCAACCACCCAaccttggagagagagagagagagagctcggtggtggaagagaaagaagaggtaagcaaaaaaaaataaaaatataaaagagagaaaatatatatattatttttaaaggAGGAAGTGAGGGCTATAATAGATATTTTAGACCTATTGGgggagaaattgaaaaaataaggAGTATTATATTTAATATAGAAGATGAGGACAGTTCAAGAGTAAAGTACGAggagtaactagtatttagtaAGTAGGACTTTGGGCTGGGCCTTCCTTCTTGGGGCTTTGCAACTGGTGAATGAACCCGAAGCTGTTAgggttcgcatttgggatccgggaGACTTATGTTGGGCCTCAAATTTATCTGCATGTTGGAATGACTTCTTTggttacttaggtagaagattgctctctattcagCACATTATTTTGTgtggagtaggcaaggtcggtcacactaccggcggttctcttgatagaaggttaccctctattcgacgttttttttttgcgtggaagtatggtcgaccatactattggtaccgttttacatagcccggaCTTTGTCTGGTGCCTCATCAAATGTttaattgcatcccttcgtatccttgctaggttttatttccgatgctttgttgcatctagtatttctcttattattttatattttgatgtagtttttacatctataagttgtaatttttcttatgtttattattaataaaatagttGACTATtactctcaaaaaaaaaaaaagtatttagtTCTAAATAAATCTCTTAACTTCAACTAAAAAAGGAAGATAGATTATTGCATAATTAGCAAGAATTTCATTCACAATCAATGTAGAAAGATTTAAAATAGTAACTTTGAATCCATTGAAAGACTGCATTTCTAAATCTTTGTTTGCTTTTGAGCTTTTTTCTATGAATCACTTACTTTTCGTTACGTTGCATTTGGGATTTGCTATAGTTGGATGCTGTTGAGAATTGAtctaatttgtttgtttttcatcATCGTTACTCCTATCCACTATTAATTTCCTCCAAACTCTTATATACAACATTTTTGGATCAACACTAGGACATCAATGGTTTTGTAACTAGCTTTTATAGCTAGAACAAGGTTCTACTCTTTTATGACAGCACTAGGACATCCATGGTTTTGCTACTGGCTTTATAGCCACAACAAAAATTGTTTTGTGTGGTATACATCCATGCTATAAAGTTAGTAATAAAAGTCATTTTGCGGATATACATGATTACTAAACATGTTCAAGTGTGtgtaggaaaaaaataaataaatggggTGAAACTTAAATAAAAAATGTCTTTAGATTCttatataaaaaagaagaagaagaagaagaagaagaagttgtcTTAGGATTGGACTGACTTCTACAGTTCTACCTTGTTCGAATTTCCTTTTGACATGATCAAGTCTAGAGGTGGCAAATGGGCTGCTAAGCATGAGCACGGCACGGGCCTGGCAGgcttaaaagcggcccggcacggcccaagcccgttagtggcccggcacgacccgaacacgttagaataacgggtcgggttgggcctaggaatattagcccattggcccggcccgagcacgacatattgtgggccggcccgttacaaacacaaaatttcattttgtttttaaaaatattaaaaaaccacaatgatgagatttgaatattagacttttttatttaaaatctcatgcaCCAATGCAATTTCTTCTATGTtatcaaaatagtgaaataaaacattatatcattgttttgacataaagtattttttctaaatattaaatatatgtttattaataaagactaatctcataataatacaactatagaatgaaggaaagaataatatgatactaaatcttcattatattaataaagattaatctcacaataatatactaaaagcaatatattttgagttattttttttttctttctttctttcttgtagtggaatataaaaaattattagaaaactaatcttaaaaagctaagattgagaaaaacattgtagaacttaatttatttgaattttctaaatagttaaataaaattattttttatttattcaaattaagattttaaaatcgtactttatagtgggtaggcacgagcacgaccCGTTTATTGgcccggcacgagcacggcccgacaATAAATGGGCTAGGGTACGTCatgggccggaccgggcttaatgtttaagtaaatgggccggcacgagcccgacatgataataaatgggccggcccaagcacgaGTAGGCCCACTTAAAATGGGCtgggtcgggtcgggccgggccggccccTTTGCCACCTCTAATCAAGTCTGTCCCGCCACTTAAAGTCGCAGCCACACTCCACATTGACATGATCAGCCACCCAAAACTATCTCACTTGGCCTAAGCCGGCACTAGACACGATTGGAGACCACCATCAGCTTGCACTAAACCCTAGATCTAGGTTTCGCTCATTCATATGGTGTTCATACTTCAACAAATTActcaaacaaatttttttaccatgctttcaaaacaaaaaatacataATTTATATTATGTGGCCAAAGGTCAAAACACACCGTTATAGGGAAAAAGAGTTCAGAAAAGGATGTGTATAAATTTGGAATGCAAAAAGAATATTTGTTGTGGGGTCGTTGGGGTGCATGGGTGTACTGACTGTACGTCTGTACCCATCAGAATTTAGTATTTATATAGTATATTCAAAAAGTAATGGTGTCGACTGCTATTTGACTAAGtctattttactttttttttttagtaaaaagaggtcagccctttattgaaattgaaagattacaACGATACGATGCAAAGATGCATCAACAATGAAAATAAACAACACGAaaggaaaagatgcaaaaattgcatctgaaatacaaagaaatatgaaaatcGCAATAGTAGCAACGTCGAAACGCCAACTAATTTTACAttacggattgcagccgtgtagtgaattgagtagtcggtggtttgactacccatcgaactccaatgcacaaattgacaaaagccAATTTGGCGctggaatgaaggcactcttccacctaaagatcgaagccggccaaggttGTCAGAACATGGTCATGTTGGCAGCCGATCTTTtacgaacaaataccatagaatTGGGTCCTGGATCCAATACCAGTAAAGCACAAGAACCCCATTCCAATGAGAAAAACAAACAGCCCACAGAAAATAATGGGTTATAGTCCAAGCCAAACatccacccggatcccagatccgaatTCGAAACCATTTgccacccggatcccaaattcgGATCCAAAACTGTGGAGACCCAAAAACAGCAGCTCTTCTCCGCCCATTGCAGGTCCGACCCAAGCCCAAGACGCCTTGAGCCCAGAGCCCACTGGATTGTCTCCCAGCACCCACTACATCTGGCCACCCGACCCCGCCGCCGGTGACGCACCCAATCTCTGTCAAGCCACCAATCGATAGGTCGCCGTCTACCATACCACCTTGGCTTCGAAGAACGTCGAGGACCCAAACCCGATCACCAACACCACAAAGCAAAGCTCTACCAGTGGGGCACGCCCCCCACAATGACACACAATCTGGCCAGAGGAAGACCCCATGTCGCACCCACCGAATCGCCATCGCATTAGCAGCCACGCCGGGAAGAGGCAACCCATTGAGAAAACCGTTGCATCTACCCGGATCCCACTCCTCCCAGTAATAGCGGCCTACCTCCGATCCCGAACCAAAAGAAGATTGGCCCACCGAAACCTCCCCAGCAGCGCCAAAACTCCTCTCCAAATAGGCACTGCCCCCGAAGACAACGCAGGCAAAGATGAAGAGGCCGAAGCCTGAAAATTTCTCCATGGATGGAGTAGGTATAGGTCACGACGACCAAAAGAGCCGCCGcaccacaaaccctagcagagcgctctgCTAGGTCAAAGATAGTTTAAACTAGCTAGTTTAAGTCTATTTTACTAAATACTTGTGTACTAAAAATGTGGATATAAACTCTGCCtacttcatcaaaaaaaaaattactttattAATTGCGTACGTGCAGCAGAAATGGAGATCAACTAATTGAAGCGGTAATTAAATGTGATTGTACTTAGTAGCGGTAATTGATCAACTTTCTCGTTTGAcggttttctctttctttcttcttttccatgtaagaaggtaatttttttttttttcaaatttatcgAAGTGAAAAAACTAAACCGATGTATTAAtgttggggaaatgatcatttacccaatttcagcttaaaaattgcccacttgctccactaacagttttttaaccccatttacccaaaaactctaagagattatttccctaatacccaattaattctttttttattcttttttgggacttttttgccctctccttctttctcacttagagaaaaaaattcatcctCCACCTtactgtgctccggtgaccagtggccggccgcggactccggcgaTCGGTCACTGGAATCCGAAATCTGGCTACTGGACTgctgaccggattccggcgtctgaatttattgccccctaataatacccagtaatcatattattgcctcccaataatcatattattgccctcaacaATCATAGTATTGCCCTCcaatgaattgcataaactcccaaaaccaaaatgaatactctacatgcacaattgatcaatttatatacatattattgccccccaatactcatattattgcctcctaataatcatattatttcccctaataatcatattattgcccatcggtgaattgcataaactaccaaaatcaaaataaatacacttcaggcacaattgatcaatttatatgttcaattttacatatatatataattaaaaaaatttcttcccGGCGGCTTACCCACCAGATCGTCCTTTGTCCCCGCCAGCCCATAAGGAACTGCAGCACCACCCAGCGAACTGCAGCACCGCCTCCCCTTCATTGGAGTCATCTGCAACACCGATCCCAACCGCCTGCATTCCGGCCTTCGATCCAGCCTCCTCACCGGAGCCTCCCAGCCTTTGATCTAGCCTCCACCCGCGCCTAGTCCCCCTCCTGCTCACACAGCAGCATCCCATCGTCCTCCTACCCACGCGGCCAGCACACCCGCTCCGGCCAACCCGCGCAGCCCACAGCGCAGATCCCAACACAGATCGCTTCAGAATCGGGCAGCCCTGCCCCTCCGCCTGCGTAACACAGCACACCCACGTCTTGCGCAGCCCAACGCCTGCCCATCCCAGCGCCACCCTGCCTGCGCACGCCCAGCACGCTGCCacagagagcgagagagagagatcgaagaatgggggatgagagagaaagagcagaTCGGGGAGAGTGGAGAGAGACAAGGAGATGCACATATACTTAAATAATTGAGTTAAGGGCAAAACTGTACTTAaatattaaattgggtaaatgagagtaaaaaactcttagtggagtaagtgagagTATATTGGCCCAaatttgggtaagtggtcacggcccctaatgTTTTATAGTTACCATTTTGTAGCGGGACGGATTTTGTGGACGACTAGCCCATTTGCTCCTAACATTTAACATATTTGTCAATATTCTATCATAAACAAACTCATAATCTCATATTAATGTATACAGTTGttattttgaaactttaattcaCTATAAGGCCACTTAGTTTTTCTTGTACAAATATGGTCACTTGCATCTTCAAATCGTTTCATCTCGATTTTGCCTTTCACCTAACAAAATGGCCCTATATGTTGATTTAATTTGattcaaactctctctctccaataTATTATGATCTAGttcaaacacacacacacacttaatttctctctcaattcttcGGCGATGGACTCCAAACCAGAAGAATTGGTATGGTCGAAGATGGAGTCGCTAAAGTTGGCCAACGACAGAGAGATTCTGACTCAGCTGCAAAAGATGAATGCTACCACGATGGCTCTTCGTGACTCCCTGACTTTGGTCTGCACCAGATTACGAGAAACTCTCCAGTGCCAAGGTCCAGTCTTTTTCACCAGATTacaaaaattcaaatatttgcTTTGTCTTCTCCAGAGTTGGGATTTTTGCTTCTTGATTTGTTATGAAGTTTGGGTTTTCGAATTGAAGGATAGTGTAAATATcaatttatttgaattttgtttggTTTATAATTAGGGAAAGGCTAAAGCTAAATTGAGGGAAGCTGAGGTCACCTCTAAAATCGGACAAAACGTATTGACATTACGCAGcgtatattttgtttttgtttttagtaaCTGAAAAAGGCAAAAGGGGAACTTTCTAGATATATAAAGGTTAATCTGGGCCCCCTTCCCCTAGTCGGCACCATTCACACGACTATTGTGTGCTGACGAACTTTGCACGggctatatatattatatactgGCACCACCTTCATTTATACTCTCAAACTCCTCACTTTCTTTGTCGTCTCTCATGCTATGGCTCGAAAAAATTAGCTAAAGTCGTCGCCTTTCTTCTCTCCACCACACTTACACTCACTTCTCACTGTCCTCCAAGCTCCCTACTCACAACGCGGTCTTCTCCTCCGAGCTTGGTACGCACACATATATCTAACCGAAACGCTTGGCCTCGCTTTAATTACTTGTTGTGTACTATTAATAATCTTCAGATTATGTTATTGGATTGTCAATTTCATGTTTGATGTTACTGCAAAATTGCATTTCTGAAGATAACTTACTAATTCTGGAAATTGATGAGGTTATATATCGTCGTCTTAGCCTAATTGCAATGGAGGCTCGGTCGCTCTGCAAGTTtatgattttggatttactgATAGTTTGCAATTTCCCCAAATCTGTGTTATGCCTATGCTTTgcttttgcattaactagttgcCTACAGCTATGTACAGTGTGCCTACAACATACTGTTGGTTTAATATAGCTTCAAGCTGAAGATCTGTGTTTTGCAGTTATAAAGTTGGTTGAATTCAATCCTTTGATTCAGTTTTGTTAATAACTAACACTTTATTCTGCAGTAATGGACATCATTCTGCTCACTCTGGCTCTATTCGTAAGCATTGGGATTTCTCTTATGTTGCTAAGAATTTATAACTGTTACTTTTTTC
Coding sequences within:
- the LOC133710420 gene encoding uncharacterized protein LOC133710420, with the protein product MAGAFWGTRVMEIVKKHDSGGLVWKRIKLTTTRKANAKKRLLRVWQNEAVLKACAEPPPSKSSGADASEVVRKTTE